The Streptomyces sp. NBC_01571 genome includes the window CGTCGATGCGCAGAGGGGCGGCACGGCGGGTGCCGCGTTCGCGTTCGTCGGCGCCGGTCTTGACGAGGCCGCTGATCTCGAACCGGCCGTCCTTGACGGTGTCGGGGATCGGGTCGGCGGGGATGATGGCGACGTTCTCGTACGCGGTGTGGATGAGATCGCGATAGCTGCGGCGGACGTTGTACTCAAGGTCCGACAGCCACTTGATGAGAGTGTCGGGGCGGACGTCGAGGCCGGCGGCGTCCAGGGCTTCGTAGCCGCGGCGGGTCTCGGTGAGCTGGCTGAGCTGGGCGTGCCAGTGCTTGGCGCTGTAGGAGGCCAGCCGATGGCGGGGGGTGACCTGGGCACGCAGGAGATCGTGCAGCGCGCCGCCCAGAGAGCTGCTGCGGCCCGTGGTGTACGAACCAGCGCCCTAGCTCAGCGAATCTGCACTCCGCGATGTCCCTGTCAGCTACGGATGATGTTCTCCAGCCGCATGCACTCCTGGCACTCAGTGACATCGAACGGCTTCCAATTCCCCCGAGCGTGCCCGCCAGGATCAACTCGGCGTACTCCGCGTACGCGGTATAGGGAGTGGGCGTAACACTCCTACGGCAGGTCATTGAACCGATCGGAGACCTCAGAGCGCAGAGAGACCCCGGGCCGCGGAGGTCCGGGGTCTCGTACTGTCCCACCAACGCGGCCGCATCGTTAGCAGCACAGCAGTGACGAGATGAAGGTATCGCCGAATTGCGGCTTTCCACCCCGTGGAGTCTCATCGCCGCCAGGCCCAGTGCGTGGCGCTAAGGGCTGTCCCGTAATCCCCGGTGTATTAGCGCGCGGCGTCAGATGGGTGCATCGCACGGCGGAGGGTCGGCCTCATACTTGGCGTATTCGGGCGATCCGACAACGCTGCGAGGTGCCGTAGCTGTCGTCGTGCGCCCGCCGGGGATCACGGCACAGCCCTTAGCTCGAAGTCGCTGCGGAATGATCAGACAGAAGGGCATGACAGGCCGAGCGGGCAATCCAATCCTGCGCCCGCTCGAACGGCCATCCGCGTTCGCCGACGAGCGTGATCCAGGCGTGCGGCCCCAGATGGAACCAGAGCAGATCGATGGCCTCCGCGCGGTTCACCTCGGCGCGGAGCGCGCCGAGGGCGACGAGACGGTCGGCCACCAGGGTCAGAGCTTGGACGTAGTCGTCGGCCCCCTTGTCCAGGACTGCCTTGACGGCGGGCTCGCCCGGCGGGTTCCGGTAGAAGATCTCGTACACCAGGTCCCAATGACGCTCATGCGTGAGCCGGGTGCCCGCGGCCGTCAGGCCGATCACGGCGTGCGGATCGTCAGTGGCCTCGACTGCCGCGAGGGTCGTGGCGATGGCGGGGTCCGTGAGAGCCGGCTCCAGGAGGGCCGTCAGGATGCCGGGCTTGTTGCCCACGCTGCTGTACACGGTCGGTACGGCGACCTTCGCCGCGTGCGCGATCTCCGCGACGGTCACCCCGGCGTACCCACGTGCGAGGAAGAGCGCATGCGCGCTGCTCAGGATGGCTTCACGGGTGGCTGCCGCCGAGCTGACGCGTCGAGTCGAGGTGTACTTCCGGGTCGTCGTCACAGACGCAGTGTACCGCGTGCACGATAGGTAACTATATTGACAATAGGTTCCTCTAATGAATATGTTGCGCTTCATGACACTGACTCCCCCCACGGACGTGCCGGCGGTCGTCGAGACCCGGCTGGCCCACGACGTCCACCGAGCGGCCACCACGCTGCTGGCCGAAGCGGCCCTCGACGCCTCGGTCCCCCTCGGTGCGACGGCGCAGCTGCGCGACTTCCTGGTCGCCAACCTCCGGCACCACCACCAGACGGAGGACGACGACCTGTGGCCCCGGATCACCGCGAAAGCGCCGGCCGCCGCACAGTCGCTGGACTCACTGACCGACGAGCATGACCAACTGGACGCGGCGCTCGACCGGCTGGCCGGAGTCGCCGTCCACGTCGGCGAAGCCGTCGCTGGCGTTCCGCTCACGACGGCCGGCACCGGCGACGGCGCGGCCACCCCGGGTGAGGCGGCGGTTCGTGCCGAGCTGCACGACGCCGCGGTGACGGTCCGAGACGTCGTGCACGACCACCTCACCCATGAAGAGCCCGTCCTCTTCCCGGCGCTCCGCGAACATGTCAGTCCCGCGGAGTGGCAGGACTTCGCACAGCGCGTGATCGCGACCACTCCCCCCGTGGCCGGGCACCTCATGGTCGGGTTCCTCGACGAGGTGGGCACCTCTGCGGAGGTCGAGTTGGTGCTCTCGGGCCTGCCGGAGCCGGTGCGTCCGCTGGTCCCCGCCATGCGCCTCCAGGCAGAGGCCGATCTCGGCATTCTCCGCGGGACCGGCGTATGACGTCCGCGCCGCTCAGGTGGCCCGACGCCGCCGACCCTGTGATCAGGGGCGACCTCACCGTGGCGGTCGCCTACGTCACTCCGGCCGG containing:
- a CDS encoding TetR/AcrR family transcriptional regulator; this encodes MTTTRKYTSTRRVSSAAATREAILSSAHALFLARGYAGVTVAEIAHAAKVAVPTVYSSVGNKPGILTALLEPALTDPAIATTLAAVEATDDPHAVIGLTAAGTRLTHERHWDLVYEIFYRNPPGEPAVKAVLDKGADDYVQALTLVADRLVALGALRAEVNRAEAIDLLWFHLGPHAWITLVGERGWPFERAQDWIARSACHALLSDHSAATSS
- a CDS encoding hemerythrin domain-containing protein; the protein is MTLTPPTDVPAVVETRLAHDVHRAATTLLAEAALDASVPLGATAQLRDFLVANLRHHHQTEDDDLWPRITAKAPAAAQSLDSLTDEHDQLDAALDRLAGVAVHVGEAVAGVPLTTAGTGDGAATPGEAAVRAELHDAAVTVRDVVHDHLTHEEPVLFPALREHVSPAEWQDFAQRVIATTPPVAGHLMVGFLDEVGTSAEVELVLSGLPEPVRPLVPAMRLQAEADLGILRGTGV